The Aptenodytes patagonicus chromosome 27, bAptPat1.pri.cur, whole genome shotgun sequence genome contains a region encoding:
- the LOC143171316 gene encoding E3 ubiquitin-protein ligase TRIM7-like, translating to MEAPPAPPAVPPAPCSAARSLQDELTCPVCLEYFNDPVLVAECGHNFCRACVTQCWEDSARRLCCPQCREPVPQRLFRPNRSLGNIVHIVRQLGLPPGPAEPPPGPPAPAPPLPAAAPPGPPGPPRCPRHGEPLRLYCVQDRRAVCVVCHLSREHRTHTVLPAEEAAHAAEEVPQEHLSSLRKGREEAKAERERQSEDLLKQTEVERQKIVAECKELRGFLEEKEQLLLSRLEELDRDIVRRRDESVSRLSEEIAQLDKLLGEQGGENGPGNQSGQGVAPAGSSFESWMFCKPEAGFMELEKKLKSFSQKSAVLKEVLLEFKENLRFELENDTGDLSLDPDTANPYLVLSEDKRSVRLRSAPQELPANPKRFDYSFCVLAAEGFIAGRHYWEVEVGDGESWVLGAARESVRRKEKIDFAPEEGIWAVGLNWKGKNWDQYQAFTSPETPLSLCERPRKIGVYLDYEGGWVAFYNADNMAPIFTFTAAFTEKIFPFFWLFYVGSSLSLCN from the exons ATGGAGGCGCCGCCCGCTCCCCCTGCCGTACCGCCGGCTCCCTGCAGCGCGGCCCGCAGCCTGCAGGACGAGTTGACGTGTCCGGTGTGCCTGGAGTACTTCAACGACCCGGTGCTGGTGGCCGAGTGCGGTCATAACTTCTGCCGCGCCTGCGTGACCCAGTGCTGGGAGGACTCGGCGCGGCGGCTCTGCTGCCCGCAGTGCCGGGAGCCGGTGCCGCAACGGCTTTTCCGCCCTAACCGTTCTCTCGGTAACATCGTCCACATCGTCCGCCAGCTGGGGCTGCCGCCGGGCCCCGCTGAACCGCCGCCGGggcctcccgcccccgccccgcctctGCCCGCTGCCGCTCCGCCcgggccgccggggccgccgcgctgcccccgccACGGCGAACCGTTGCGGCTCTACTGCGTGCAGGATCGCCGCGCCGTCTGCGTCGTCTGCCACCTTTCCCGGGAGCACCGCACTCACACCGTGCTGCCCGCCGAGGAGGCGGCCCACGCCGCAGAG GAGGTGCCACAGGAGCATTTGAGCTCCCTGAGGAAAGGACGTGAAGAAGCCAAGGCTGAGAGGGAGAGGCAGAGTGAAGACTTGCTG AAGCAGACGGAAGTGGAGAGGCAGAAGATTGTGGCCGAGTGCAAGGAGCTCCGGGGCTTcttggaggagaaggagcagctcCTGCTGTCCCGTCTGGAGGAGCTAGACAGAGACATCGTCAGGAGGAGAGATGAGAGCGTCTCCCGGCTCTCCGAGGAGATTGCCCAGCTCGATAAGCTGCTGGGCgagcagggaggagagaatgGCCCAGGAAACCAGTCTGGGCAG GGTGTTGCCCCGGCTGGAAGCAG CTTTGAGAGTTGGATGTTTTGCAAGCCGGAGGCTGGCTTCATGGAGCTGGAGAAGAAACTCAAGAGCTTTTCCCAGAAGAGTGCAGTGCTGAAAGAGGTCTTGCTGGAGTTCAAGG aGAACCTCCGGTTCGAGCTGGAGAATGACACAG GTGATCTCTCTCTGGATCCGGACACTGCTAACCCCTACCTGGTGCTGTCGGAGGACAAGAGGAGCGTGCGGCTCAGGAGTGCTCCCCAGGAGCTGCCGGCAAACCCCAAGAGATTCGATTACTCCTTCTGCGTGCTGGCGGCAGAGGGTTTCATAGCTGGGAGGCATTACTGGGAGGTGGAGGTGGGAGATGGAGAGAGCtgggtcctgggggcagcccgCGAGTCGGTGCGGAGGAAGGAGAAAATCGACTTTGCTCCAGAGGAGGGGATCTGGGCGGTGGGGTTGAACTGGAAGGGGAAGAATTGGGATCAGTATCAGGCTTTCACCTCCCCGGAGACGCCCCTGTCCCTGTGTGAGAGGCCCAGGAAGATCGGGGTGTACCTGGACTACGAAGGTGGGTGGGTGGCGTTTTACAATGCCGATAACATGGCTCCCATCTTCACCTTCACGGCCGCTTTCACCGAAAagatctttcctttcttctggctCTTCTATGTGGGCTCCTCGCTCTCCCTTTGCAATTGA